In Flavobacterium sp. GSB-24, the genomic window CAAAACTATTTTTCCATCCAAAACCTTGAAGTCCTAAATCTGCTGCTTCTGGTTCTTTACCAACGTGGTCAGAAGAAGCTGCACCGTGAGTTTTACCAAAAGTATGTCCTCCCGCAATTAATGCTACTGTTTCTTCATCATTCATTGCCATACGTCCAAAAGTATCTCTAATATCTTTTGCCGCAGCAATCGGATCTGGATTTCCGTCTGGACCTTCCGGATTTACATATATAAGCCCCATTTGTACAGCGGCAAGAGGTTTTTCTAGATTTCTGCTGTGAATATGACCATCTGCATCATCATCTGACGATACAACTCCATGATCTTTTGGCACACCTTCAGAACCATCTTTATAACGTTCATCACCTCCAAGCCATGTAGTTTCAGAACCCCAATAAACTGATTCATCTGGCTCCCATACATCTGCTCTTCCTCCTGCAAAACCAAATGTTTTAAAGCCCATTGATTCCAAAGCAACATTTCCAGTTAAGATCATTAAATCTGCCCAAGAAATTTTTTGACCATACTTTTGTTTTATCGGCCATAATAATCTTCTGGCTTTATCAAGGCTTACGTTATCTGGCCAGCTGTTAAGCGGCGCAAAACGCTGTTGTCCTGCTCCTGCTCCACCGCGTCCGTCATGTACTCTGTAAGTTCCAGCGCTATGCCACGCCATTCGGATAAAAAGACCTCCATAGTGACCAAAATCTGCAGGCCACCAATCTTGTGAATCAGTCATGAGTTCATGTAAATCTTTTTTTACCGCCTCAAGATCAAGAGTTTTAAATGCTTCAGCATAATTAAAATCCTTATCCATCGGATTTGATAAAGCTGAATTCTGTCTCAGGATATTTACTTTTAGCTGCTTTGGCCACCAGTCACGATTTTTTGTGCCTGTTGCTGCTTCCTTATCCATGCTCCCATTATGAAAAGGGCATTTGCTGATGTCATTCGATTGATTATCCATAATTGCTTTTTTTTATTTTTACTAAATTACAAACTATACAAAGAGAATTCCATTGGTTTGAATAATAAATATTTTTTATTTTATAGATAAAATCTATTGTATTAAAATAAACTTTACATATCATTCCACTCTTGTCTTCATAAACTTATTTCAATTTTAGCTAAAGTTATTGACAGCTAGATTGGTATTGGTTCTACATCTACTCTTCTGAGTGGTCTTCGCCAAAGTTTAAATATTAAAATAATTAAAACAGGAAAAAAGCAAACGGCCGACATGACAAGATAAATATCCTTATATGCTAATAATATGGAAGCTTGCGAAGTTTTGTTCGAGAGAGCTTTTTCAGCCTTTTTTTGCGCTTCCGCTTTGGATAATCCCATATAGAGAAAATTTCTTTTAGAATTAGCCAATTGCTTCTGTGCCATTTGGTTTAATTCTGTTAATTGCTGGTTAAGACCTGTTTTATGCTGTATATTTAAACCTGAGATAAAAGTCGCTAAAATGGCACTTCCTAATAAACCTGCAAAAACCGCTTGGGCAATAATACCACTCATCATTCTAGATGCGCTTAGTTTTGGAGGAACTCCTTCGGAAATATAAAGAAGAGAAATTGGGAAAAGAAAACCAATTCCGAGTCCTTTAAAAATTAAAGGAAGAAAAAAATCTGAAGAATCTATTCCGGGATAAAACCGAAAAAAAAGAATGATATGGTAAAATCCGTAACATGCAAATCCCATAATCCAAATAGTAGCCAGGTAAATTTTCTTAAACAAAAGATAAGTTGATAGAGGAATAGCAATACATAATCCTATTAATAATGCTAAATGTGTTCTGGCTCCTGAAACAGCATCAAAACCTAAAATATTGGTCATATAACCTGTTACAACACTTCCTGTTCCGTTAATTACACCAATATAGAACATTAAAAAAGTTCCAATAATTACATTTTTAAAACGATAAACATCGGGATCAATTATGGGATCATCTGTAAAACGTACATGTATTAGGTAAATGCCAATTAGAATCAATAATAAAGCTACGGCTAAATTAATTTTAGGATCGTTAAACCAATTTCTGCTTTGCCCCTCCGCGCATAGAAAGAGAATTACGGTAAAAAATAAAATCATAATAATCCATCCGCGCCAGTCAAATTGAAATTTGGTTTTCATTGGAGCAACATCTGCTTTGTAAAAATACCACGCCAGAAGAATACAGATTAAAAAATTGACGTTCAGAAAATATATGCCAAATGTCCAATTATAAAAACTAGTAAAATGTGCTCCTAAATATTGGTAAACATGCTGGCTGCCTTTTTGAATGAATTGCAGAATTCCGTACAGCAATGCCATATTAAAAGCTGGATTGTATTTTAATAAAATTGGCACCATTGAAGCAAAAATTCCAATTACAGAAACAATTCCTAAAAGCGAACGCCAAAAGGTAAACCATTCTATACTTGGAGCAAATAAGGAAGCAGTATTGAATATAATGGATAAAAATGCAGCTGACAAAATCATTGTCCGCACCTTAATCTGCTTGCCCAATTTTAATCCTAAAGGCATAAAAGCCAGCATGACAAAAATTGGAATATATATAGAATAGGTAAAAACAGTAGTCGATGCACCAAAATGTCCTAAAACTTGAGAATTGTCGTAAGTGGTGACATTCAATCCATTAAAAAAAGGAATGGTTAAGATATATAATCCTACGAGTGTAAAAACGCTTCCTTTTTTTCCTGCAAACATATTTATTTTTTTACTTCGACTGTTACGTTCATTCCTGGCTTTACTTCTTCTAAATCTTTAGGATCTGACTCAAATTCAATTTTAACTGGAATTCGCTGTGTTATTTTGACAAAGTTTCCTGTTGCATTATCTGGCTCAACCATCGAAAACTTAGCACCTGTTGCTGGAGAAAAGCCGGTAACTTTCCCTCTAAACTCTTTTTCACCAAGAGCATCAATTGTTATAACAACCTGTTGTCCTATTTTAATTTTTCTGATTTGTGTTTCTTTAAAATTAGCCGAAACCCATAATTTCTGATTGAGTACAATTGTTGCAATGACTTGATTGGCATTTATTAATTCTCCAATTGATAAGTTGCGCTCTCCAGCTATACCATCTGCGGGAGCAATAATATTGGTATACGATAATTGTAATTTTACTGCTTCAAGATCAGCTTTTTTACGCGCGACTGTAGCTCTCGCTGCTTCGAGATTAATGTTACTTTGCTTTGTTACAGAATTATTTGCCTCTAATCCTTTTTTACCTGCTTTTAAATAAGCTTCTTCTGATCTTAATTTTGAAACTACTTGATCATATTGATTACGCGTAACGGCAGAATCTGCATACATATTTTTGAATCTTTGGTAATCTTTTTGTGCTTTTTCAAGACTGGCCAAATCGCCTGCTAATTTTTCTTTTGCTGCAGATTGATTTGAAGATGAAGTAATTATGGTTTGTTCTAATGAATGAAGGTTTCCAACTGCAATTGCAAGATCTGCTTCGGCTTGGCTCACTTTAATTAAATATTCTGAATCGTCCAAAATTACGAGTGTATCTCCTTTGTGCACTACCTGATTGGTTTCAAACCGAATTGCGGCAATGTGTCCAGATGCCCTTGCTGAAACGTTACTTATATAAGCCTCAACTTGAGCATTATTGGTAGTTTCGTAATTGCTAAAATCAAAAAACAAACTCAAAATCCAAAGCCCTCCAGCAGCTAAAAAAATAAAAGAAATAATAGTTAAAATCGTATTTCTCTTTTTATCCTTTTGAATTCCTTCAGCTGGTTTATTTTCTTCGCTCATACTATTCTAATTTTAAAGTTTACCCATTGCAAATTGCAGGGAATAATACTGAATGATTAAATCTAAATTCGCATTGACAAGTGAGATTTTTGAATTATTCAATTGCAGTTCAGCATCAACCATATCGCTTATTAAAGCAAAATCATTATCATATCTGCTTTTTACAATTTTATAATTACTTAATGACAGCTCTACATCTTTTTTATAAGTCGCTATATTTCTTTTACTTTCCTCATACTTAACAAATGCTGTTTTTACTTCGCTTTCAATTTGGTTTTTGGCTGCATCAAGAGCAACATTGCTTTTTTCAATTTGAAGTTTATCTCCTTTTATGCGGTGTTTAATGTTATAAAAACTTGAAACATCCCAATTTAAAGAAATTCCCGCTGCCCAATAATTAATAATATTGACATAGTTTGGCCATTGTGCAGGATATTCTGTATTTAAAATAAGATTTGCATTTATACTTGGCGAAAATCCGCTTTTTGAGATGTTTAGAGTCGATTCTGATAATTCAATGCCAATTTCCGCACGCTTGATTTCTTCTCTATTCTGGAAAGCTTGCGAAATGCTTTCTTGCAATTTTATTTCTTCAAATGGAACACCACTTTTATCTATTTGAGGTTTTAGAATTGTATTAGTTGGAATACCTATCAAAACATCTAAATAGTTGCTTACTAATTCTATATCGTTTGTATTTTTAAAAACCGAAACTTTAAAATTAGATTGTTGCAATTCTGTTCTAAGCAAATCGCTTTTTAAATTCTGGCCATTCTCTACACGAGATTTTAGCTGCTTAATTCTAAGATCAGTGTTTATAATATTTTGTTTCGTTACTTCAATTTGTTTGTATAATTTTTCAAGCGTAAAATAATAAGTTGTAATGGCATTCTTTACTTCTGCCTGCGTCATTTTTACTGCTGATTCCTGCATCTGGCTCAGGATTTTCTGCTGTTCAATTTTTCTATTAATTAAACTTCCATTATAAATTGGCATTGAAGTAATAATATTGGCAAATGCTTGATGATTAAAATAATCTACTGTTATACTGTTTTCGTAAAAACCTTCATATAGTTTTGGATTTCCAATATAAGTATAACCACCATTCAGAGCTATACGAGGGGCTTTAGCAATTTTGGC contains:
- a CDS encoding MFS transporter, with product MFAGKKGSVFTLVGLYILTIPFFNGLNVTTYDNSQVLGHFGASTTVFTYSIYIPIFVMLAFMPLGLKLGKQIKVRTMILSAAFLSIIFNTASLFAPSIEWFTFWRSLLGIVSVIGIFASMVPILLKYNPAFNMALLYGILQFIQKGSQHVYQYLGAHFTSFYNWTFGIYFLNVNFLICILLAWYFYKADVAPMKTKFQFDWRGWIIMILFFTVILFLCAEGQSRNWFNDPKINLAVALLLILIGIYLIHVRFTDDPIIDPDVYRFKNVIIGTFLMFYIGVINGTGSVVTGYMTNILGFDAVSGARTHLALLIGLCIAIPLSTYLLFKKIYLATIWIMGFACYGFYHIILFFRFYPGIDSSDFFLPLIFKGLGIGFLFPISLLYISEGVPPKLSASRMMSGIIAQAVFAGLLGSAILATFISGLNIQHKTGLNQQLTELNQMAQKQLANSKRNFLYMGLSKAEAQKKAEKALSNKTSQASILLAYKDIYLVMSAVCFFPVLIILIFKLWRRPLRRVDVEPIPI
- a CDS encoding HlyD family secretion protein, with translation MSEENKPAEGIQKDKKRNTILTIISFIFLAAGGLWILSLFFDFSNYETTNNAQVEAYISNVSARASGHIAAIRFETNQVVHKGDTLVILDDSEYLIKVSQAEADLAIAVGNLHSLEQTIITSSSNQSAAKEKLAGDLASLEKAQKDYQRFKNMYADSAVTRNQYDQVVSKLRSEEAYLKAGKKGLEANNSVTKQSNINLEAARATVARKKADLEAVKLQLSYTNIIAPADGIAGERNLSIGELINANQVIATIVLNQKLWVSANFKETQIRKIKIGQQVVITIDALGEKEFRGKVTGFSPATGAKFSMVEPDNATGNFVKITQRIPVKIEFESDPKDLEEVKPGMNVTVEVKK
- a CDS encoding TolC family protein, which produces MLNKKIRLLYLFLILTLFSTLPIFSQGDSLDNSRTILLEEALLLGIQNNRQLKMVTVDATIANENVAQAKIAKAPRIALNGGYTYIGNPKLYEGFYENSITVDYFNHQAFANIITSMPIYNGSLINRKIEQQKILSQMQESAVKMTQAEVKNAITTYYFTLEKLYKQIEVTKQNIINTDLRIKQLKSRVENGQNLKSDLLRTELQQSNFKVSVFKNTNDIELVSNYLDVLIGIPTNTILKPQIDKSGVPFEEIKLQESISQAFQNREEIKRAEIGIELSESTLNISKSGFSPSINANLILNTEYPAQWPNYVNIINYWAAGISLNWDVSSFYNIKHRIKGDKLQIEKSNVALDAAKNQIESEVKTAFVKYEESKRNIATYKKDVELSLSNYKIVKSRYDNDFALISDMVDAELQLNNSKISLVNANLDLIIQYYSLQFAMGKL